One window of Arvicola amphibius chromosome 6, mArvAmp1.2, whole genome shotgun sequence genomic DNA carries:
- the C6H1orf216 gene encoding UPF0500 protein C1orf216 homolog, producing the protein MFAAIQPGLAEGAQFLGALPPGICQPELQPDNNSNFVESAKDANKNWHGVPGKVEPLPMRSSSESPSDNQVFQGTGLLEAGVRSPPEGAELPGAEPEKLSVASSVCSPLEDIGYASSSLSIDSLSSSPEPTCGTPRGPSPLDPLLPSVAQAVQQLQAQERYKEQEKEKHHAHLVMYRRLALLQWIRALQHQLVDQQARLQESFDTILDNRKELIRCLQQREASCGHQDHC; encoded by the coding sequence ATGTTCGCTGCCATCCAGCCAGGTCTAGCAGAGGGGGCCCAGTTCCTGGGGGCCCTGCCTCCTGGAATATGTCAACCCGAGCTCCAACCAGACAATAACTCCAACTTTGTGGAGAGTGCTAAGGATGCCAATAAGAATTGGCATGGTGTGCCAGGCAAAGTGGAACCCCTCCCGATGAGGAGTTCCTCTGAGTCACCCTCTGACAACCAGGTCTTCCAAGGCACTGGGCTCCTTGAGGCGGGAGTCCGCAGTCCCCCCGAGGGTGCAGAGCTCCCTGGTGCTGAGCCTGAGAAGCTGAGTGTTGCCAGCAGTGTGTGCTCGCCTCTGGAGGACATTGGCTATGCCAGCAGTTCCTTGAGCATCGACAGCCTCAGCAGCAGTCCAGAACCTACCTGTGGGACTCCTCGAGGCCCAAGCCCTCTGgatccccttctaccctctgtggcccaggctgtgcAGCAGCTGCAGGCTCAGGAGCGCTATaaagagcaggagaaggagaagcaCCACGCGCACTTAGTAATGTACCGTCGCTTGGCACTGCTTCAGTGGATCCGGGCTCTCCAGCACCAGTTGGTTGACCAGCAGGCCCGACTGCAAGAGAGCTTCGACACCATCCTAGACAACCGAAAAGAACTTATCCGCTGCCTCCAACAGAGGGAAGCATCTTGCGGGCACCAGGACCACTGCTAA